The following nucleotide sequence is from Streptomyces bathyalis.
TCGTTCGTGACGTACGCAGTCGGCACGGCCATGGACGCACTTCCTCTCCCGCACAGACCGCCCGGCCCGGATTCATGGTCCCGGGCCCGGGAACCGGGCACTTCCGGTGAGCCCCTGAACGGGTGAGTGAGCGGAAGGCGGATCCTGCGCTTTGCGGGTCGCCGGCATCGCCGGAACCTCAGACCGATCTGAGTATCCCGACGGATATCCGCAGGTGCCGGGGCGGCGTCACGCTGCCCGGCATGGAGTACAACCAGCCGCTCGCACACTGCCCCTACTGCCTGGGACCGCTGGGGCAGGGGGAGCAGAGAGAGGGGCAGGCGGACGAGCCCGCCAACTGCCCTTACTGCGCACTGCCGTTGACCGGCGAGGCGCACGAGGAGGTGCGGCGGATCGACGCGGAGCTGACCGGTCTGGAACAGCGACGCGCCGCACTGTACGGACGGCGGCAGACCTTGGTAGCCGGGCTGCGGGCCGCAGCGCAAAGCGCTGCCCGAGGCGCGTCGGCCCAGGGTGGGGCTCCGGGCGGTGCCTTCAAGGCCATGCCGGCGCACGGACCGGTGCCCCGGTCGTGGACCGCGGGCCGTGCCGAGACCTCCTCGTACACCGCACGCAATGTCCTGCTCGTGCTCGGCGGTCTGCTGCTCACCGTCGCCGCGCTCGCCTTCACGCTGCTCAGCTGGGGCAGCATGGGCGTCGGCGGCCGTGCGCTGGTGCTCGGTGGGCTGACCCTCGCCACCCTCGCCGTGCCGCTGCTCCTGTTGCGCCGCAAGCTGGTGGCCACCGCGGAGTCCGTCGCCGCGTTCGGTCTGGCGCTGTTGGCGCTGGACGCGTACGCACTGCACGAGGTCGCTCTCCCGTACGCGGACGGCCTCGGCTTCACGGCAGCCAGCGCGGCGTTGATCGCCCCGCTGTGGGCCGGCTACGGGCTGGCGCTGCCGGCACCCGGTCTGCGGCTGCCGCTGCCCTTCGCCGTCGTCGTCGCCCAACTCCCGCTCCCGCTTTGGGCGCTGACCCTCGACGGGACCTCGGACGCGTCGGTCTACACACTCGCCCTGGCGCTGCTGGTCACCTTCGCGGCGGACGTCGCACTGGCGGTGTCGCCGCAGAGGGACGGCATGGGCACCCGGGCCACCGCCCGGCCGGTACGGCTGACGGCCGCCGTGGCGGCGGTGCCGGTGGGCGCACTGATGATGAGCGTGACGCTGTCGCAGGAGTCCAACGACGTTGCCGCGGCCGCACGTTGGAGCGCCTTGCAGGTGGTGGCGGCGGCCGTCCTTCTGTTTGCGGGGCAGCGACAGCAGGCCCGTCGGCTGGCGATTCCGCTGGGCATGGCCGCCGGGCTGGTGCTGATCACGGCGCTGGGGGGCCTGGTGTGGGCCCTTGCCGGTGCCGAAGACACGGCGGACCCGGACTGGCGGATGCTGGTGTATCTGCTGTGCGCGATGGGCCTGTTGGGCGCGGTGCTCGTCCTGCGCGTGGCACGGGGGCGGAGCGCGCCGCAGTCGGCCGGACTCGTGGTGGCGGCCGCTGTCGTCCAGTGCGTTGCGCTGGTGTGGGTGCTGGTGCCGGTGGCGGAGGCGGTCTTCGGGCCGTTGTACTTCGTGACGCGGGCGTGGGAGGGGCCGCCGCTCGGCACGGTCCGGCAGGACGTCGGCAGTCACCACGAATGGACCGGCTCCGCCGCCACGCTGCCGATCCTCCTGCTGCTGGCCCTGTCGGTGCCGCTGATCGCCGGTGCGCTCGACCGGAAGGCAGGTGACGGTCAACGGCCGGGCGACGACGGCGCGTTGGGCCCCCTCAAGGCCACCGGATCGCCCCTCAGCCCCCGCTGGGTGGTGCCCCCGGTGC
It contains:
- a CDS encoding SCO7613 C-terminal domain-containing membrane protein; translated protein: MEYNQPLAHCPYCLGPLGQGEQREGQADEPANCPYCALPLTGEAHEEVRRIDAELTGLEQRRAALYGRRQTLVAGLRAAAQSAARGASAQGGAPGGAFKAMPAHGPVPRSWTAGRAETSSYTARNVLLVLGGLLLTVAALAFTLLSWGSMGVGGRALVLGGLTLATLAVPLLLLRRKLVATAESVAAFGLALLALDAYALHEVALPYADGLGFTAASAALIAPLWAGYGLALPAPGLRLPLPFAVVVAQLPLPLWALTLDGTSDASVYTLALALLVTFAADVALAVSPQRDGMGTRATARPVRLTAAVAAVPVGALMMSVTLSQESNDVAAAARWSALQVVAAAVLLFAGQRQQARRLAIPLGMAAGLVLITALGGLVWALAGAEDTADPDWRMLVYLLCAMGLLGAVLVLRVARGRSAPQSAGLVVAAAVVQCVALVWVLVPVAEAVFGPLYFVTRAWEGPPLGTVRQDVGSHHEWTGSAATLPILLLLALSVPLIAGALDRKAGDGQRPGDDGALGPLKATGSPLSPRWVVPPVPVRSVLPVLFATVGATLPLALGLPYGPTVTVVAALAIGLLATAATVADATTGVTALVSGLALAGTATGWALAQQTATLAVLALLCGASAAAAAWSPKGGPGLRAALAASAVAYAAGLAGALAAALHFPAHQAAFAVLAVAVATVPAAALLDRGADATEPAARKAIAFAVECTGYATALVALLLCAPYPGTLWLALALSAVSAAGVALRPDRRPGAGHASAALLVLATWVRLFASDISTPEAYTLPVSAALLLIGWLRRRRSGSGAGSAARVSSWWAYGGGLTFTFVPSLVMVLSDPYWLRPLLLGTGALGTTLAGARWRTQAPLLLGGVTLAAVGAHELAPYVAQVAWLLPRWLMPALAGLLLVVAGATYERRLEEARRLKRAWQRLG